A genomic segment from Sciurus carolinensis chromosome 1, mSciCar1.2, whole genome shotgun sequence encodes:
- the LOC124959668 gene encoding mitochondrial import inner membrane translocase subunit Tim9 translates to MAAQIPESDQIKQFREFLGTYNKLTETCFLDCVKDFTTREVKPEEITCSEHCLQKYLKMTQRISMRFQEYHIQQNEALAAKAGLLGQPR, encoded by the coding sequence ATGGCTGCACAAATACCAGAATCTGATCAGATAAAACAGTTTAGGGAATTCCTTGGAACCTACAATAAACTTACAGAAACCTGCTTTTTGGACTGTGTAAAAGACTTCACAACAAGAGAAGTAAAACCTGAAGAGATCACCTGTTCAGAACATTGcttacagaaatatttgaaaatgacacAAAGAATATCCATGAGATTTCAGGAATATCATATTCAGCAGAATGAAGCCCTGGCAGCCAAAGCAGGACTCCTTGGTCAACCACGATAG